In Streptomyces sp. NBC_00306, a single genomic region encodes these proteins:
- a CDS encoding alginate lyase family protein, which translates to MRTGSTSHALRGPRTLALALSTVLAGVLAATLISPASAVKEAPGATAKAAAAAAAPAAFTHPGVLVSRPQLDFVKAKVQANAQPWKGAYDQMMGSKYASLSRTAKPRAVVECGSYSNPNNGCTDEREDAIAAYTLSLAWYISGDSRYAAKAVQIMDAWSAVIKDHTNSNAPLQTGWAGSSWPRAAEIIKYTYSSWPNSGRFGTMLRNVYLPEVINGSHSNGNWELSMMEAAIGIAVFLEDRTAYDRAVTKFRGRVPAYIYVASDGALPKTAPGSGLDTRDKIIGYWQGQSTFMDGLSQETCRDLTHTGYGLSAISHFAETTRIQGQDLYPEIADRLRHALGLHAKYQLGTPVPGNLCKGSLKDKLGPVTEVGFNALHTRMGIDMSNTQRLTEQQRPAGSNNLFVGWETLTHAGNPS; encoded by the coding sequence ATGCGCACCGGATCCACCTCCCATGCCCTGCGCGGGCCGCGAACGCTCGCGCTCGCTCTGTCCACCGTGCTGGCCGGCGTGCTCGCCGCCACCCTCATATCCCCGGCCTCCGCCGTGAAGGAGGCCCCCGGGGCCACCGCGAAGGCGGCCGCCGCGGCCGCGGCCCCGGCCGCCTTCACCCACCCCGGCGTGCTCGTCAGCCGCCCCCAGCTGGACTTCGTCAAGGCCAAGGTCCAGGCGAACGCCCAGCCCTGGAAGGGCGCCTACGACCAGATGATGGGCAGCAAGTACGCCTCGCTCTCGCGTACCGCCAAGCCCCGCGCGGTCGTCGAGTGCGGCTCGTACTCCAACCCCAACAACGGCTGCACGGACGAGCGCGAGGACGCGATCGCCGCGTACACTCTCTCGCTCGCCTGGTACATCAGCGGTGACAGCCGCTACGCCGCCAAGGCCGTCCAGATCATGGACGCCTGGTCCGCGGTGATCAAGGACCACACGAACAGCAACGCCCCGCTGCAGACCGGCTGGGCAGGCTCCTCCTGGCCGCGGGCCGCCGAGATCATCAAGTACACCTACAGCTCGTGGCCCAACTCCGGGCGCTTCGGCACCATGCTGCGCAATGTCTATCTGCCCGAGGTCATCAACGGCTCGCACTCCAACGGCAACTGGGAGCTGAGCATGATGGAGGCCGCGATCGGCATCGCGGTCTTCCTGGAGGACCGCACGGCATACGACAGGGCCGTCACCAAGTTCCGCGGCCGGGTGCCCGCGTACATCTACGTCGCCTCCGACGGCGCACTGCCCAAGACCGCGCCGGGGTCCGGCCTCGACACCCGGGACAAGATCATCGGCTACTGGCAGGGCCAGTCGACCTTCATGGACGGACTCAGCCAGGAGACCTGCCGCGATCTGACCCACACCGGCTACGGGCTCTCCGCCATCTCACACTTCGCCGAGACCACCCGCATCCAGGGTCAGGACCTCTATCCGGAGATCGCCGACCGGCTGCGGCACGCGCTCGGGCTGCACGCCAAGTACCAGCTCGGCACCCCGGTACCCGGAAACCTCTGCAAGGGCAGCCTCAAGGACAAGCTGGGGCCGGTCACCGAGGTCGGGTTCAACGCCCTGCACACCCGCATGGGCATCGACATGAGCAACACCCAGAGGCTCACCGAGCAGCAGCGGCCCGCCGGGTCCAACAACCTGTTCGTCGGCTGGGAGACGCTCACCCACGCCGGCAACCCCAGCTGA
- the treS gene encoding maltose alpha-D-glucosyltransferase, whose product MIVNEPVHDTFEDTPAKDRDPDWFKRAVFYEVLVRSFQDSNGDGIGDLKGITAKLDYLQWLGVDCLWLPPFFKSPLRDGGYDVSDYTSVLPDFGDLADFVEFVDAAHQRGMRVIIDFVMNHTSDQHEWFQESRRDPDGPYGDYYVWADDDKQYQDARIIFVDTETSNWTFDPVRKQYYWHRFFSHQPDLNYENPAVQEEIISALRFWLDLGIDGFRLDAVPYLYQEEGTNCENLPATHTFLKRVRKEIDAHYPDTVLLAEANQWPEDVVDYFGDFPAGGDECHMAFHFPVMPRIFMAVRRESRYPVSEILAKTPAIPQNCQWGIFLRNHDELTLEMVTDEERDYMYAEYAKDPRMRANIGIRRRLAPLLDNDRNQIELFTALLLSLPGSPILYYGDEIGMGDNIWLGDRDAVRTPMQWTPDRNAGFSSCDPGRLYLPTIMDPVYGYQVTNVEASMSSPSSLLHWTRRMIEIRKQNPAFGLGVYTELPSSNPAVLAFTREYKDDLVLCVHNFSRFAQPTELDLRQFGGRHPVELIGGVRFPAIGQWPYLLTLAGHGFYWFRLRKDAAAA is encoded by the coding sequence ATGATCGTCAATGAGCCCGTCCACGACACGTTCGAGGACACTCCCGCCAAGGACCGCGATCCCGACTGGTTCAAACGGGCCGTGTTCTACGAAGTCCTCGTGCGGTCCTTCCAGGACAGCAACGGCGACGGCATCGGCGACCTCAAGGGCATCACCGCCAAACTGGACTATCTGCAATGGCTGGGGGTCGACTGCCTCTGGCTGCCGCCGTTCTTCAAATCCCCTCTGCGGGACGGCGGTTACGACGTCTCCGACTACACGTCGGTCCTCCCCGACTTCGGGGACCTCGCCGACTTCGTCGAGTTCGTGGACGCCGCCCACCAGCGCGGTATGCGGGTCATCATCGACTTCGTCATGAACCACACGAGCGACCAGCACGAGTGGTTCCAGGAGTCCCGCCGCGATCCCGACGGCCCCTACGGCGACTACTACGTCTGGGCCGACGACGACAAGCAGTACCAGGACGCGCGGATCATCTTCGTCGACACCGAGACGTCCAACTGGACCTTCGACCCGGTCCGCAAGCAGTACTACTGGCACCGCTTCTTCTCCCACCAGCCGGATCTCAACTACGAGAACCCGGCGGTGCAGGAGGAGATCATCTCGGCGCTGCGGTTCTGGCTCGACCTGGGGATCGACGGCTTCCGGCTGGACGCCGTGCCGTACCTGTACCAGGAGGAGGGCACCAACTGCGAGAACCTCCCCGCCACGCACACCTTCCTCAAGCGGGTGCGCAAGGAGATCGACGCGCACTACCCGGACACGGTGCTCCTGGCGGAGGCCAACCAATGGCCGGAGGACGTCGTCGACTACTTCGGCGACTTCCCCGCGGGCGGCGACGAATGCCACATGGCGTTCCACTTCCCGGTGATGCCGCGGATCTTCATGGCGGTACGGCGCGAGTCCCGCTACCCGGTCTCGGAAATCCTGGCCAAGACGCCGGCGATCCCGCAGAACTGCCAGTGGGGCATCTTCCTGCGCAACCACGACGAGCTCACGCTCGAGATGGTCACGGACGAAGAACGCGACTACATGTACGCCGAGTACGCCAAGGACCCGCGGATGCGGGCCAACATCGGCATCCGGCGGCGACTCGCGCCGCTCCTGGACAACGACCGCAACCAGATCGAACTCTTCACCGCCCTGCTGCTGTCGCTGCCGGGCTCGCCGATCCTGTACTACGGCGACGAGATCGGGATGGGCGACAACATCTGGCTCGGCGACCGGGACGCGGTGCGCACGCCGATGCAGTGGACCCCCGACCGGAACGCGGGCTTCTCCTCCTGCGACCCCGGACGGCTCTATCTGCCGACCATCATGGACCCGGTCTACGGCTACCAGGTCACCAATGTCGAGGCGTCGATGAGCAGCCCGTCCTCGCTGCTCCACTGGACCCGACGCATGATCGAGATCCGCAAGCAGAACCCCGCCTTCGGACTCGGCGTCTACACCGAACTGCCCTCGTCGAATCCGGCGGTGCTCGCCTTCACCCGCGAGTACAAGGACGACCTCGTGCTGTGCGTGCACAACTTCTCGCGGTTCGCGCAGCCCACCGAGCTCGACCTGCGGCAGTTCGGCGGACGGCATCCCGTGGAGCTCATCGGCGGAGTGCGGTTCCCGGCCATCGGCCAGTGGCCGTATCTGCTCACTCTCGCCGGCCACGGCTTCTACTGGTTCAGGCTCAGGAAGGACGCGGCGGCAGCCTGA
- the glgP gene encoding alpha-glucan family phosphorylase: MKAIRRFTVRPVLPEPLRPLSDLARNLRWSWHSETRDLFQAVDPAGWRAAGGDPVRLLGSVSASRLAELAGDQPFLHRLAAAAADLDDYLHGRRWYQTHSGTSGDGGPEFPAAVAYFSPEFGVTAALPQYSGGLGILAGDHLKAASDLGVPLIGVGLLYRHGYFRQSLSRDGWQLEHYPVLDPNELPVTLMREQDGTPARVSLALPGGRALRAHIWVAHVGRVPLLMLDSDVEENGPGERDVTDRLYGGGSEHRLLQEMLLGIGGVRAVRTYCRLTGHPEPEVFHTNEGHAGFLGLERIRELGRAAEHGGRDLDFEAALEAVRAGTVFTTHTPVPAGIDRFDRELVARHFGEHAELPEVPVEKILQLGMETYPGGEPNLFNMAVMGLRLAQRANGVSTLHGAVSRGMFAGLWPGFDAEEVPITSVTNGVHAPTWVAPEVFRLGARRIGADRAEDALSVGDTGPWDAVADIPDADIWGLRRELREQLVTEVRRRVRASWRQRGADGAELGWVDNVLDPDVLTIGFARRVPSYKRLTLMLRDRDRLMELLLHPTRPVQIVVAGKAHPADDGGKRLVQELVRFADDPRVRHRIVFLPDYGMAMAQKLYPGCDVWLNNPLRPLEACGTSGMKAALNGCLNLSVLDGWWDEWFEPDFGWAIPTADGAATDDDRRDDLEAAALYELIENRVAPRFYDRGDQGLPSRWIEMVRRTLTTLGPKVLAGRMVREYVERLYAPAARAHRALGAESARELASWKRRVRTSWPRVALDHVEASEQPASEGTAELGATLGLRVRVALGDLEPDDVEVQAVAGRVDSDDAIADAQTFPLKPASGPDLEGRWVYEGPLALDRTGPFGYTVRILPAHRLLAASADLGLVALPTEATGEGAGVLMR; encoded by the coding sequence GTGAAGGCCATTCGTCGATTCACCGTCCGCCCCGTCCTCCCCGAACCGCTCCGCCCGCTCAGCGACCTCGCGCGCAATCTGCGCTGGTCCTGGCACAGCGAGACCCGAGACCTCTTCCAGGCCGTCGACCCCGCGGGGTGGCGGGCGGCCGGAGGCGATCCCGTACGGCTGCTCGGCTCGGTGTCCGCCTCCCGGCTGGCGGAGCTGGCCGGGGACCAACCCTTTCTGCACCGGCTGGCCGCCGCGGCCGCCGATCTGGACGACTATCTGCACGGACGCAGGTGGTACCAGACGCACAGCGGCACCTCCGGCGACGGCGGGCCGGAGTTTCCCGCCGCCGTCGCCTACTTCTCGCCGGAGTTCGGCGTCACCGCCGCGCTCCCGCAGTACTCCGGCGGTCTCGGCATCCTCGCCGGCGACCATCTCAAGGCCGCGAGCGACCTCGGCGTACCGCTGATCGGCGTCGGACTGCTCTACCGCCACGGCTACTTCCGCCAGTCCCTCTCCCGCGACGGCTGGCAGCTGGAGCACTATCCGGTGCTCGATCCCAACGAACTGCCGGTCACCCTGATGCGGGAACAGGACGGCACCCCGGCACGGGTGTCCCTCGCGCTGCCCGGCGGGCGCGCGCTGCGGGCGCACATCTGGGTCGCCCACGTCGGCCGGGTGCCCCTGCTGATGCTCGACTCGGACGTCGAGGAGAACGGCCCCGGCGAGCGCGACGTCACCGACCGGCTGTACGGCGGCGGCAGCGAACACCGGCTGCTCCAGGAGATGCTGCTGGGCATCGGGGGAGTGCGGGCGGTGCGGACGTACTGCCGGCTCACCGGGCACCCGGAACCCGAGGTGTTCCACACCAACGAGGGGCACGCCGGCTTCCTCGGGCTGGAGCGCATCCGCGAGCTGGGCCGGGCCGCCGAGCACGGCGGCAGGGACCTGGACTTCGAGGCGGCGCTCGAAGCGGTGCGGGCCGGGACCGTGTTCACCACGCACACCCCCGTGCCGGCCGGCATCGACCGCTTCGACCGGGAGCTGGTCGCCCGCCACTTCGGCGAGCACGCCGAACTGCCGGAGGTCCCGGTCGAGAAGATCCTCCAGCTCGGCATGGAGACCTACCCGGGCGGCGAGCCCAACCTCTTCAACATGGCCGTGATGGGACTGCGGCTCGCCCAGCGCGCCAACGGGGTCTCGACCCTGCACGGCGCCGTGAGCCGCGGCATGTTCGCGGGCCTGTGGCCGGGCTTCGACGCCGAGGAGGTGCCGATCACCTCCGTCACCAACGGCGTGCACGCGCCCACCTGGGTGGCGCCCGAGGTGTTCCGGCTCGGCGCACGCCGGATCGGCGCCGACCGCGCCGAGGACGCCCTGTCCGTCGGCGACACCGGGCCCTGGGACGCCGTCGCCGACATCCCCGACGCCGACATCTGGGGGCTCCGCCGCGAACTGCGCGAGCAGCTGGTGACCGAGGTGCGCCGGCGCGTGCGTGCCTCCTGGCGGCAGCGGGGCGCGGACGGGGCGGAGCTGGGCTGGGTCGACAACGTCCTCGACCCGGATGTGCTGACCATCGGATTCGCCCGCCGCGTGCCGTCGTACAAGCGGCTCACACTGATGCTCCGCGACCGCGACCGGCTGATGGAGCTGCTGCTGCATCCCACCCGGCCGGTGCAGATCGTGGTGGCCGGCAAGGCCCATCCCGCGGACGACGGCGGCAAGCGGCTGGTGCAGGAGCTGGTGCGGTTCGCGGACGACCCGCGGGTGCGGCACCGCATCGTCTTCCTGCCCGACTACGGCATGGCCATGGCGCAGAAGCTCTACCCGGGCTGCGACGTCTGGCTGAACAACCCGCTGCGTCCGCTGGAGGCCTGCGGCACCAGCGGGATGAAGGCGGCGCTGAACGGCTGCCTCAACCTGTCGGTGCTGGACGGCTGGTGGGACGAGTGGTTCGAGCCGGACTTCGGGTGGGCGATCCCCACCGCGGACGGCGCGGCCACCGACGACGACCGCCGTGACGACCTGGAGGCCGCGGCCCTCTACGAGCTGATCGAGAACCGGGTCGCCCCGCGCTTCTACGACCGCGGCGACCAGGGCCTGCCCTCGCGGTGGATCGAGATGGTCCGGCGCACGCTGACCACCCTCGGCCCCAAGGTGCTGGCGGGGCGCATGGTGCGCGAGTACGTGGAGCGGCTGTACGCACCGGCGGCCCGGGCCCATCGGGCGCTGGGCGCGGAGAGCGCACGCGAACTGGCCTCCTGGAAGCGGCGGGTGCGGACCTCGTGGCCGCGGGTCGCCCTGGACCATGTGGAGGCGTCGGAGCAGCCGGCGTCCGAGGGCACGGCGGAGCTGGGAGCCACGCTCGGGCTGCGGGTGCGGGTCGCCCTCGGCGACCTGGAGCCGGACGACGTGGAGGTACAGGCGGTTGCGGGCCGGGTGGACTCCGACGACGCGATCGCCGACGCCCAGACCTTCCCGCTGAAGCCGGCGAGCGGCCCGGACCTGGAGGGCCGCTGGGTGTACGAGGGTCCGCTCGCGCTGGACCGCACCGGCCCGTTCGGCTACACGGTCCGCATCCTGCCCGCCCACCGGTTGCTCGCGGCGAGTGCGGATCTGGGTCTGGTTGCCCTCCCGACGGAGGCGACGGGGGAGGGCGCGGGCGTGCTGATGCGCTGA
- a CDS encoding maltokinase N-terminal cap-like domain-containing protein — MSEAASTRTQIALLPSLAPLLYAWLPRQRWFAGKGHPVTGFSLVSATELLPLDGTGPGLLHLLVDVEQPGLPADAPQDCYQLLLGVRETLPPHLAPALIGHPTDGPLAGRTVYEGLRDRRLAEIVLERLRRPGQLGPLRFARFEGAPTIPGSLVARPLEAEQSNSSLVYGDAYILKFFRRVQPGPNPDLELPLALARAGCDRVPAPVAWYEARPHSGSAPYTLGVLQPFLRGSQDGWQLALDALNKGSSFTAEARSLGRVTAEVHTALADELPTVMLRRAQTEHLAAAMNRRLEEAAQAVPALLPYVPRLRTAFDALAELGRDGRAWRAQRVHGDLHLGQTLYGGSKTENEWSVIDFEGEPARPLAERRKPQPPVRDIAGILRSFDYAARTHRPWNPAWAELCRAAYCEGYAEAAGTDPRTEPELLRAYETDKAVYEALYEARHRPDWLPVPMAAIDRLAATP; from the coding sequence ATGTCGGAGGCTGCATCCACCCGGACTCAGATCGCTCTTCTCCCGTCCCTCGCCCCCCTGCTGTACGCCTGGCTGCCACGGCAGCGCTGGTTCGCCGGAAAGGGCCATCCGGTCACCGGGTTCTCGCTCGTCTCGGCGACCGAGCTGCTGCCCCTGGACGGCACGGGACCCGGGCTGCTGCATCTGCTGGTGGACGTGGAGCAGCCGGGCCTGCCGGCCGACGCACCACAGGACTGCTACCAACTGCTCCTCGGCGTACGCGAGACCCTGCCCCCGCATCTCGCGCCCGCGCTGATCGGGCACCCGACGGACGGCCCGCTGGCGGGCCGGACGGTCTACGAGGGCCTGCGCGACCGGCGGCTGGCCGAGATCGTCCTGGAACGGCTGCGCCGGCCCGGACAGCTCGGACCGCTGCGCTTCGCCCGGTTCGAGGGTGCGCCGACGATCCCCGGATCGCTGGTCGCCCGCCCCCTGGAGGCCGAGCAGTCCAACTCGTCGCTCGTGTACGGCGACGCGTACATCCTCAAGTTCTTCCGCCGGGTCCAGCCCGGTCCCAACCCGGACCTGGAGCTGCCGCTGGCGCTCGCCCGCGCCGGGTGCGACCGGGTTCCGGCGCCCGTGGCCTGGTACGAGGCACGGCCCCACAGCGGTTCGGCGCCCTACACCCTCGGTGTGCTCCAGCCCTTCCTGCGCGGTTCCCAGGACGGCTGGCAGCTGGCGCTCGACGCGTTGAACAAAGGTTCCTCCTTCACCGCGGAGGCCCGCTCGCTGGGCCGCGTCACCGCCGAGGTGCACACCGCGCTGGCGGACGAACTGCCCACCGTCATGCTGCGCCGTGCGCAGACGGAGCACCTGGCGGCCGCGATGAACCGGCGCCTGGAGGAGGCCGCGCAGGCGGTGCCGGCCCTGCTGCCGTACGTGCCCCGGCTGCGGACCGCCTTCGACGCCCTGGCCGAGCTCGGCCGCGACGGCCGCGCCTGGCGGGCCCAGCGGGTCCACGGCGACCTGCATCTGGGCCAGACCCTGTACGGCGGCTCGAAGACCGAGAACGAGTGGTCGGTCATCGACTTCGAGGGTGAACCGGCCCGGCCGCTCGCCGAGCGCCGCAAACCCCAGCCCCCGGTGCGCGACATCGCCGGAATACTCCGCTCCTTCGACTACGCGGCCCGCACCCACCGCCCCTGGAACCCGGCCTGGGCCGAGCTCTGCCGGGCCGCGTACTGCGAGGGCTACGCCGAGGCCGCCGGCACCGATCCGCGCACCGAGCCCGAACTGCTGCGGGCGTACGAGACGGACAAGGCCGTGTACGAGGCCCTCTACGAGGCACGGCACCGCCCCGACTGGCTGCCGGTGCCCATGGCGGCGATCGACCGCCTGGCCGCCACCCCCTGA
- a CDS encoding alpha-1,4-glucan--maltose-1-phosphate maltosyltransferase: MIGRIPVLDVSPQVDCGRRPAKAVVGETFQVAATVFREGHDAVAANVVLRDPSGRPGPWTPMRELAPGTDRWGADITPDTEGRWSYAVEAWSDPVATWRHQAGIKVPAGIDTALVLAEGAELYERAAAGVPKGDGREAVLAAVDALRDTSRSSAARLAAALAPDAAAALTRHPLRELVTISRPLSLLVERKRALFGSWYELFPRSEGAVVPEEGPPVSGTFRTAAERLPAVAAMGFDVIYLPPVHPIGTTFRKGPDNTLSPGPHDVGVPWAIGSADGGHDALHPDLGTFEDFDHFVETARGLRMEIALDFALQCSPDHPWVTEHPEWFHHRADGSIAYAENPPKKYQDIYPIAFDRDMRGLVQETLRVLRFWMEHGVRIFRVDNPHTKPVVFWEKVIADINRTDPDVIFLAEAFTRPAMMHTLGAIGFQQSYTYFTWRTGKQELTEYLTELSGDAASYMRPNFFVNTPDILHAYLQKGGRPAFEVRAVLAATLSPSWGVYAGYELCESVPVREGSEEYLHSEKYQLRPRDWESAEREGRSIAPLITKLNRIRRRHGALQQLRDIHFHPVDNDAVIAYSKKSGPNPGDTVIVVVNLDPHHTQEATVSLDMPQLGLGWHETVPVRDELTGETYHWGRSTYVRLEPGSTPAHIVVLRPSPPIGGSPTS, encoded by the coding sequence ATGATCGGTCGCATCCCTGTCCTGGACGTCAGTCCCCAAGTCGACTGCGGGAGGAGGCCCGCCAAAGCGGTCGTCGGCGAGACCTTCCAGGTCGCCGCCACCGTCTTCCGCGAAGGACACGACGCGGTCGCGGCCAATGTCGTGCTGCGAGACCCCAGCGGCCGCCCCGGCCCCTGGACCCCCATGCGGGAGCTCGCGCCCGGCACCGACCGCTGGGGCGCCGACATCACCCCGGACACGGAGGGCCGCTGGAGCTACGCCGTGGAGGCCTGGAGCGACCCGGTGGCCACCTGGCGCCACCAGGCCGGCATCAAGGTCCCCGCAGGCATCGACACCGCGCTCGTGCTGGCGGAGGGCGCCGAGCTGTACGAGCGGGCCGCGGCCGGCGTGCCCAAGGGCGACGGGCGCGAGGCCGTGCTCGCCGCCGTCGACGCCCTCCGCGACACCTCGCGCTCGTCGGCCGCCCGGCTCGCCGCCGCTCTGGCGCCGGACGCCGCCGCCGCGCTCACCCGTCACCCGTTGCGCGAACTGGTCACCATCTCCCGCCCGTTGTCGCTCCTGGTGGAGCGCAAGCGAGCCCTGTTCGGGTCCTGGTACGAGCTGTTCCCGCGCTCCGAGGGGGCCGTCGTCCCCGAGGAGGGCCCGCCCGTGTCCGGCACCTTCCGCACCGCCGCCGAACGGCTGCCCGCCGTTGCCGCCATGGGTTTCGACGTGATCTACCTGCCGCCGGTGCACCCCATCGGGACCACCTTCCGCAAAGGGCCCGACAACACCCTCTCCCCCGGCCCCCACGACGTCGGTGTCCCCTGGGCCATCGGCTCCGCGGACGGCGGCCACGACGCGCTCCACCCCGACCTCGGCACCTTCGAGGACTTCGACCACTTCGTCGAGACGGCACGCGGTCTGCGCATGGAGATCGCCCTCGACTTCGCGCTCCAGTGCTCGCCCGACCACCCCTGGGTGACCGAGCACCCCGAGTGGTTCCACCACCGCGCCGACGGCTCCATCGCGTACGCCGAGAACCCGCCGAAGAAGTACCAGGACATCTACCCGATCGCGTTCGACCGGGACATGCGCGGACTCGTCCAGGAAACGCTCAGAGTGCTGCGTTTCTGGATGGAACACGGTGTACGGATCTTCCGCGTGGACAACCCTCACACCAAGCCCGTCGTCTTCTGGGAAAAGGTGATCGCGGACATCAACCGGACCGATCCGGACGTGATCTTCCTGGCCGAGGCGTTCACCCGGCCGGCGATGATGCACACCCTGGGGGCCATCGGCTTCCAGCAGTCGTACACCTACTTCACCTGGCGTACCGGCAAGCAGGAACTCACCGAGTACCTCACCGAGCTCTCCGGTGACGCCGCCTCGTACATGCGCCCCAATTTCTTCGTGAACACCCCCGACATCCTCCACGCCTACCTCCAGAAGGGCGGCCGTCCGGCCTTCGAGGTGCGTGCGGTGCTCGCGGCGACGCTGTCGCCCAGCTGGGGTGTGTACGCCGGCTACGAGCTCTGCGAGAGCGTGCCGGTGCGGGAGGGCAGCGAGGAGTACCTGCACTCGGAGAAGTACCAACTACGGCCCCGTGACTGGGAGTCGGCCGAGCGCGAGGGGCGCTCCATCGCCCCCCTCATCACCAAGCTCAACCGGATCAGGCGCCGCCACGGCGCCCTCCAGCAGTTGCGCGACATCCACTTCCACCCCGTGGACAACGACGCGGTGATCGCCTACTCGAAGAAGTCCGGTCCGAATCCGGGCGACACCGTGATCGTGGTCGTCAACCTCGACCCCCACCACACCCAGGAGGCAACGGTCTCGTTGGACATGCCGCAACTCGGACTCGGCTGGCACGAGACCGTACCGGTGCGCGACGAGCTCACCGGCGAGACCTATCACTGGGGCAGATCCACCTATGTGCGCCTCGAGCCGGGCAGCACGCCCGCGCACATCGTCGTTCTGCGACCGTCCCCGCCGATCGGAGGGTCACCCACATCATGA